GGGATGCGCTTGCCCCACTCGCGCACGTCGTCCATGGTGTGGCAGATGCCGCTTTGGGGGATGGTCAGGCCGATGTTCTCCATGGCCTGGCGGAAAAGCTCGCGGGATTCGGCTTTCTTGATGACGTCGAGCGACGCGCCGATGAGTTCCACGCCATGTTCGGCCAAAACCCCGGACTCGGCCAGGGCCACGGCCGTGTTGAGCCCGGTCTGGCCGCCGAGGGTGGGCAGGACGGCGTCGGGCTTTTCCCGGGCGATGATGCGGGCGACGGTACCCGGCTCGATGGGCTCGATATAGGTGCGGTCGGCCAGGCCCGGGTCGGTCATGATGGTGGCCGGGTTGGAGTTGACCAGGACCACCTCGTAGCCTTCTTCCTTGAGGGCCTTGGCGGCCTGGGAGCCGGAATAGTCGAACTCGCAGGCCTGTCCGATGACGATGGGCCCCGAGCCGATGATCATGATTTTCTTGATGTCCGTCCGTTTGGGCATGGCGTGCGTCTGAGGGTAAAAGGTGGCGAGCAAAGGTCTCGAACCCGGTAGGAATAAGCCGTTTCGCCCCGTTCCGCAAGGGCTTTGCGCATCGCGGGGACCGGGCGGCAGGCGAGGCCCGCCTCGAAACCTAGCGGTTTTTCACGCGCTGCACGGCGACGAGCGATTCGAGATGGAACTTTTTCACCCGATAGCCCATCTGTCGGGGCGTGATGCCCAGTTCCCTGGCGGCCTTGTGCTGGATGCCGCCGCTGCGGCGCAGGGCGTCCATGATGACGGATTTTTCCAGGCTTTTAAGCGACGGCGCGCCCTCGCCTTCCTCGCCGTCCCCGGCGTAGGCGTCCTCGCGGGAGGCGATGGTCAGGTAGGGGCGGATGAGGTCCGCGTCGATACGCTCGTTTTCGGCCAGGATCACCAGCCGCTCCACCAGGTTTTCCATCTCCCGGACGTTGCCCGGCCAGTCGTACTCCTTGAGCACGGCCAGGGCCTCGGTGGAGAAGGTGAGCTTTCGCGCGTATTCCTTGGAGACCTTGTTGAGGAAGTGGATGATCAGCGACGGGATGTCTTCCTTGCGCTCGCGAAGGGGCGGCGTGTTGAGGGGGAAGACGTTGAGGCGGTAGTAGAGGTCGGGCCGAAACGAGCCCTCTTCGGCCAGGGCGGCCAGGTCCTTGTTGGTGGCGGCGATGATGCGCACGTCGGCCTGGCGGGTCTTGTTGCTGCCCAGGCGCTCGAATTCCTTGTCCTGGAGCACGCGCAACAGCTTGGCCTGCAGGCCCAAGGGCAGCTCGCCGATCTCGTCGAGGAACAGCGTCCCCTTGTTGGCTTCCTCGAACCGGCCGGGCTTGGTCTGGTCCGCGCCGGTAAAGGCGCCCTTCTCGTAGCCGAACAGTTCCGATTCCAGGAGGTTTTCCGGGATCGAGGCGCAGTTGACCTTGATGAAGGGAAAATCCTTGCGCTCGGACAGGTCGTGGATGATGCGGCCAATGAGCGTCTTGCCGGTGCCGGATTCGCCCAGAAGCAGCACCGTGGCCCTTGTCGGCGCGACCTTCTCGATCTGGCGCTGGACATCCTGCATGGCCAGGCTCTTGCCGACGATGTACAGGCCCCGGGTTTCCCGGGACAGCTTGTACTTCAGCGAGACGTTTTCGCGCTTGAGGTTGGCGACCTTGGCCTCGTACTTCTGGTTGAG
Above is a genomic segment from Solidesulfovibrio sp. containing:
- a CDS encoding sigma 54-interacting transcriptional regulator, which gives rise to MAAKTLNLQLACLSAISGVIDKALDLEQSLQDILRILAEQLSMKRATITLVDRSTDKLAISVSQGLSPEEKSRGVYGLDEGVTGLIFQTAQPYVVPDIREEPLFLDKTQSRKIERDRISFVGVPILLHGQAIGVLNVDRLFGDEVDYEEDVAFLTVVATLIAQFMSLNQKYEAKVANLKRENVSLKYKLSRETRGLYIVGKSLAMQDVQRQIEKVAPTRATVLLLGESGTGKTLIGRIIHDLSERKDFPFIKVNCASIPENLLESELFGYEKGAFTGADQTKPGRFEEANKGTLFLDEIGELPLGLQAKLLRVLQDKEFERLGSNKTRQADVRIIAATNKDLAALAEEGSFRPDLYYRLNVFPLNTPPLRERKEDIPSLIIHFLNKVSKEYARKLTFSTEALAVLKEYDWPGNVREMENLVERLVILAENERIDADLIRPYLTIASREDAYAGDGEEGEGAPSLKSLEKSVIMDALRRSGGIQHKAARELGITPRQMGYRVKKFHLESLVAVQRVKNR